A single region of the Bifidobacterium asteroides DSM 20089 genome encodes:
- the murA gene encoding UDP-N-acetylglucosamine 1-carboxyvinyltransferase: MPKVNTQDDVLHVVGGRPLHGTIQVRGAKNFVSKAMVAALLAPGVSVLKNVPEIRDVQVVSDLLRLHGVKVDVRPQEGVVTIDASHVELADVADVDTLSGSSRIPILFSGPLLHRMGEAFIPVLGGCRIGSRPIDFHLETLRKLGANVDKEHEAGIHITAPDGLHGAKIHLPYPSVGATEQTLLAAVLAEGRTELSGAATEPEIMDLVAVLQKMGAQISVDVDRTIRIEGVPSLKGFTHTSLPDRIEAASWASAALATHGDIMVKGAHQPDMMTYLNVFRKIGGQFDVRDDGIRFWHPGGDLRPVAIETDVHPGFMTDWQQPLVVALTQAKGLSIVHETVYENRFGFTKPLIQMGATIQLYKECLGSLPCRFQQRNFNHSAVIFGPTPLTGQDIDVPDLRGGFSHLIAALTASGPSNVHGISLIDRGYEDFRDKLLALDAQID, from the coding sequence ATGCCCAAGGTGAATACACAGGATGATGTACTGCATGTGGTGGGCGGCAGGCCCCTGCATGGCACCATACAGGTCCGTGGGGCCAAGAACTTCGTCAGCAAGGCCATGGTTGCCGCCCTGCTGGCTCCTGGTGTATCAGTGCTCAAGAACGTACCTGAAATCCGCGACGTCCAGGTGGTCTCCGACCTGCTGAGGCTGCATGGTGTCAAGGTGGATGTCCGTCCACAGGAGGGCGTGGTCACCATTGATGCCAGCCATGTGGAGCTGGCCGACGTGGCCGATGTGGACACCCTGTCGGGCTCTTCCCGCATACCCATCCTCTTCTCCGGGCCGCTTCTGCATCGGATGGGAGAGGCTTTCATTCCCGTGCTTGGCGGCTGCCGCATCGGCAGCAGGCCCATCGATTTCCATCTGGAGACCCTGCGCAAACTGGGGGCCAATGTCGACAAGGAGCATGAGGCCGGCATCCACATCACAGCGCCGGACGGCCTGCATGGAGCCAAGATTCACCTGCCCTACCCCTCGGTGGGCGCGACGGAGCAGACCCTGCTGGCGGCTGTCCTGGCTGAGGGGCGTACTGAGCTGTCAGGTGCGGCTACCGAGCCTGAGATTATGGACCTGGTGGCGGTTCTGCAGAAGATGGGCGCGCAGATTTCCGTGGACGTGGACCGAACCATCCGCATCGAGGGTGTGCCGTCCCTGAAGGGCTTCACCCATACCTCCCTGCCCGACCGAATCGAAGCCGCCTCCTGGGCCTCCGCCGCCCTGGCTACCCATGGCGACATCATGGTCAAGGGCGCCCACCAGCCTGACATGATGACCTACCTGAACGTCTTCCGCAAGATCGGCGGCCAGTTCGATGTGCGCGACGACGGCATCCGCTTCTGGCATCCGGGTGGCGACCTGCGCCCCGTGGCCATCGAGACCGACGTGCACCCCGGGTTCATGACTGATTGGCAGCAGCCCCTGGTGGTGGCCCTGACCCAGGCCAAGGGTCTTTCCATCGTTCATGAGACCGTCTACGAGAATCGTTTCGGCTTCACCAAGCCGCTGATTCAGATGGGTGCCACCATCCAGCTCTACAAGGAGTGCCTGGGATCTCTGCCCTGCCGCTTCCAGCAGCGCAACTTCAACCACTCGGCCGTCATCTTCGGGCCCACCCCGTTGACCGGCCAGGACATCGATGTGCCCGACCTGCGTGGCGGCTTCAGCCACCTGATTGCCGCGCTGACGGCATCCGGCCCCTCCAACGTTCACGGCATCTCCCTGATTGACCGCGGCTACGAGGACTTCCGCGACAAGTTGCTGGCCCTGGACGCGCAGATCGACTGA
- a CDS encoding lysophospholipid acyltransferase family protein, with product MASKGKPSPRSAVPALPDQQVALLAQRHRLVDPTRYYPTGHRTPDLDEIDGQHPVGTTRLLWGVSQVVRDSCRVYAWGLERVPQTGPFITAATHVTQFDVFIPMMALFHQGRRPRYMAKAEMAHWPLIGSWFRMVGMQPVERKSGKARSIEEESISIITSGRPLTIWPEGTVTRDPLKWPMSLKPGVGFIALEASRQLGHMVPLYPSITWGAASINHKWPWPRKNVVMCYDRLLDYSDLLEDMDQWGAEPPKQSVHALCVRLRNRMEEVMAEIRGEEPPAAGYFDYVTMTRRPRSEQ from the coding sequence ATGGCTTCTAAAGGCAAACCCTCCCCTCGGTCCGCTGTGCCAGCCCTGCCCGATCAGCAGGTGGCCCTGCTGGCTCAGAGGCACAGGTTGGTGGATCCGACTCGCTATTATCCCACTGGTCACCGCACGCCGGACCTAGACGAGATAGACGGTCAGCATCCTGTGGGAACCACCCGTTTGCTATGGGGGGTCTCCCAGGTGGTGCGAGACTCCTGCCGGGTCTATGCCTGGGGGCTGGAGCGGGTGCCACAGACCGGCCCCTTCATCACTGCCGCTACCCACGTGACCCAGTTCGACGTTTTCATTCCTATGATGGCCCTCTTTCACCAAGGGCGTCGTCCCCGCTATATGGCAAAGGCCGAGATGGCCCATTGGCCCCTGATCGGCAGCTGGTTCCGCATGGTCGGCATGCAGCCGGTGGAGCGCAAGTCCGGCAAGGCCAGGTCGATTGAGGAGGAGTCGATCAGCATCATTACCTCGGGTAGGCCTTTGACCATCTGGCCTGAAGGGACTGTGACCCGTGACCCCTTGAAGTGGCCCATGTCGCTCAAGCCCGGGGTCGGATTCATCGCCTTAGAAGCCTCGCGGCAGCTGGGTCACATGGTTCCTCTGTACCCCAGCATCACCTGGGGGGCGGCTTCGATCAATCACAAGTGGCCCTGGCCGCGGAAGAACGTGGTCATGTGCTATGACAGGCTCCTTGACTATTCCGACCTCCTGGAAGACATGGATCAATGGGGTGCGGAACCACCCAAGCAGTCCGTGCATGCCCTCTGTGTCCGCCTGCGAAACCGGATGGAGGAGGTCATGGCTGAGATTCGTGGCGAGGAGCCCCCGGCGGCTGGATACTTCGATTATGTGACCATGACTCGTCGGCCCAGAAGCGAGCAATAA
- a CDS encoding CPBP family intramembrane glutamic endopeptidase: MDKLEDNAGWSNLQRIMKGHGDMGQTATAADAPGTGQTHKPRRGAADRAWMSAARGMLNRQAALLLVYLLITNSVGLLFGVLAQMEWNAVFDPVPAHSGFIYVISHVDKEYAGIINLISACTGLCFLVFTRRRQICDSGPMGIFHTDLHPMTWQVLLGCFALTLTGQTLAGWYQSGMDWTTAQLGVQQSWTTTEQIQQASGTIPMFIYVSLLAPVIEELVFRGAILHALKPYGHVFAIVTSAVMFGFFHGDLGQGLFAFIMGLLLGYLACEYSIFWSMALHVFNNLVVSDGLQLLLGFMSDNMSSYVNVLMMLVGMLAAVLVLYLGRHRIIAFLQENRTYSNVYGAWACPFFVMFLLIMGFTMLTPFVSAGA; the protein is encoded by the coding sequence TTGGACAAGCTGGAGGACAATGCCGGATGGTCAAACCTGCAGAGGATCATGAAAGGGCATGGTGACATGGGGCAGACAGCGACTGCGGCCGACGCGCCAGGGACTGGGCAGACTCATAAGCCCAGACGAGGTGCGGCGGATCGCGCATGGATGAGTGCGGCCAGGGGAATGCTCAACCGTCAGGCCGCCCTGCTGTTGGTCTACCTGCTTATCACCAACAGCGTCGGCCTTCTGTTCGGTGTTCTGGCTCAGATGGAGTGGAATGCCGTTTTCGATCCAGTGCCTGCCCACTCGGGTTTTATATATGTGATTAGCCATGTCGACAAGGAGTATGCGGGCATCATCAATCTGATCTCCGCCTGCACAGGCCTCTGTTTCCTGGTCTTCACTCGGCGTCGGCAGATCTGTGATTCCGGCCCTATGGGCATATTCCACACTGATCTGCATCCCATGACCTGGCAGGTTTTGCTGGGGTGCTTTGCGCTGACGCTGACAGGGCAGACCCTGGCCGGCTGGTATCAGTCAGGCATGGACTGGACCACGGCGCAGTTGGGAGTGCAGCAGTCCTGGACCACGACTGAGCAGATTCAGCAGGCCTCGGGTACCATACCCATGTTCATTTACGTCAGCCTGCTGGCCCCCGTCATCGAGGAGCTGGTCTTCAGAGGTGCCATCCTGCACGCGCTGAAGCCTTACGGCCATGTCTTCGCCATCGTCACCTCCGCTGTCATGTTCGGCTTCTTCCACGGCGATCTGGGCCAGGGGCTCTTTGCTTTCATCATGGGTCTGCTCCTGGGCTATCTGGCCTGCGAATACTCCATCTTCTGGTCCATGGCCCTGCACGTGTTCAACAATCTGGTCGTCAGCGACGGGCTGCAACTCCTGCTCGGGTTTATGAGCGACAACATGTCCTCCTACGTCAACGTGCTCATGATGCTGGTAGGCATGCTGGCAGCCGTGCTGGTCCTCTACCTGGGCCGTCATCGGATTATCGCGTTTCTGCAGGAAAACCGCACGTATTCGAACGTCTATGGTGCCTGGGCTTGCCCATTCTTCGTCATGTTCCTGCTGATCATGGGCTTCACGATGCTGACCCCCTTCGTTTCAGCAGGCGCCTGA
- a CDS encoding NAD(P)H-dependent glycerol-3-phosphate dehydrogenase, with product MMTKIAVLGAGAWGTAFAQVLADAGNQVVMWDIDLDVVDEINSKHSNTRRLPTVEKLPDTIIAEGDRSKAVSGAGIVVVAIAAQHACEALTEFKGLLGRDAIAVSLMKGIERGTDRRMDQVVCQTLDLDSTRFAAVSGPNLSKEVAAREPSATVVASANPDAAMRVARACTTDYFKAFVSDDVIGLEMCGSLKNVTALAVGMSRGAGFGENTAAMIQARGLAELTALGEACGAKSKTFAGLAGVGDLVATCGSSLSRNYTFGFNLGQGKSIEEATRVSKGVAEGVPTTDAVVALGKRYQVATPLATAMSHVLDQGLSCRGMIDELFGGQITTE from the coding sequence ATGATGACGAAGATCGCGGTATTGGGAGCAGGCGCATGGGGGACCGCTTTTGCCCAGGTATTGGCCGACGCAGGCAATCAGGTGGTCATGTGGGACATCGATCTGGATGTCGTGGACGAAATCAACAGTAAGCATTCGAATACCCGCCGCCTACCGACTGTGGAGAAGCTGCCCGATACCATCATCGCTGAGGGTGATCGGTCCAAGGCCGTCTCGGGGGCTGGAATCGTGGTCGTGGCCATAGCCGCTCAGCACGCCTGTGAGGCCTTGACGGAATTCAAAGGACTGCTGGGTCGTGATGCCATTGCAGTTTCCCTGATGAAGGGGATTGAACGGGGTACGGACAGGCGGATGGACCAGGTGGTCTGCCAGACGCTGGATTTGGATTCAACCAGGTTCGCAGCCGTCTCAGGCCCCAACCTGAGCAAGGAGGTGGCCGCCCGCGAGCCGAGCGCCACAGTGGTCGCCAGCGCTAATCCAGATGCCGCCATGAGAGTGGCCCGTGCCTGTACGACCGACTATTTCAAGGCCTTCGTCTCGGACGATGTGATCGGCCTGGAGATGTGCGGGTCGTTGAAGAACGTCACTGCACTGGCTGTTGGGATGTCACGGGGGGCGGGATTCGGGGAGAACACGGCTGCCATGATCCAAGCCAGGGGGCTGGCTGAGCTCACCGCCCTGGGGGAGGCCTGTGGGGCCAAGTCCAAAACCTTCGCCGGTCTTGCCGGGGTAGGCGACCTGGTGGCCACCTGTGGATCGTCCCTGAGCAGGAACTACACTTTTGGCTTTAATTTGGGTCAGGGCAAAAGTATTGAGGAAGCCACTCGCGTCAGCAAGGGTGTTGCTGAGGGCGTGCCTACCACCGATGCTGTCGTCGCCCTGGGTAAGCGCTACCAGGTGGCGACCCCGCTGGCTACGGCCATGAGCCATGTACTGGATCAGGGTCTGAGCTGCCGGGGGATGATTGACGAGCTGTTCGGCGGACAGATCACTACAGAGTGA
- the leuD gene encoding 3-isopropylmalate dehydratase small subunit — protein sequence MEPLSVVTGVGVPLRRSNVDTDQIIPAVFLKRVKKTGFEDALFYAWRRDPNFVLNRPEYSGARVLVAGPDFGIGSSREHAVWALRDYGFRVVIAPRFADIFYGNTAKNGVLAAIMPQESVELLWKLLEEDPGTEMTVDLGARTVTCADVTLPFQVDDYVRWRLMNGYDDIDLTLQHEDDIRAYERMRAERFPFKPRTLPAQHMPEEPVTSAREGQIDWPGPLADRGII from the coding sequence ATGGAGCCACTTTCCGTTGTAACCGGGGTCGGGGTGCCCTTGCGCCGCTCCAACGTCGACACCGATCAGATCATCCCCGCCGTATTCCTGAAGCGGGTGAAGAAGACCGGCTTCGAGGATGCGCTCTTCTACGCCTGGCGAAGGGATCCGAATTTCGTGCTCAACCGACCCGAATATTCAGGTGCCCGCGTCCTGGTGGCCGGGCCGGACTTCGGCATCGGATCCTCGCGCGAGCACGCGGTCTGGGCACTGCGGGACTACGGCTTTCGGGTGGTCATCGCCCCCCGCTTCGCTGACATCTTCTATGGGAACACCGCCAAGAACGGGGTCCTGGCCGCCATCATGCCCCAGGAATCAGTGGAGTTGCTCTGGAAGCTCCTGGAGGAGGACCCCGGCACCGAGATGACCGTGGATCTGGGCGCTCGCACGGTCACCTGCGCGGATGTGACCCTGCCCTTCCAGGTAGACGACTACGTGCGATGGCGGCTCATGAACGGCTACGACGACATCGATCTGACCTTGCAGCACGAGGATGACATCCGTGCCTATGAGCGCATGCGAGCTGAGCGCTTCCCCTTCAAGCCGCGTACCCTACCGGCTCAGCACATGCCCGAAGAGCCGGTCACTTCAGCCAGAGAGGGCCAAATCGACTGGCCTGGGCCCCTGGCTGACCGCGGCATCATCTGA
- a CDS encoding CPBP family intramembrane glutamic endopeptidase — MRHSSGDVHDWGVRRAVNALSAFAFIYVAIETLAGLLGGKVVLPALFPHASKAQLNGPLSDWTVVIAVVLALLFALISQWPVIVGRERHGQDQVRWVTARRFSLLALIIALACFFLSQLVASAANSGLSAILSGTGLHPPTAPDDGGGLETPIMLFYGILLGPFAEELVFRGVIMNGLRRFGRVFAIITSSLLFGFMHGSLVQGLFGFISGLVLGYLAMEYGLVWSLLVHMLNNAFSSGLLAKYMPLAPEVVRIGLGLLMILVLLIGVVGLLFKIRTLRDYCRGNRAPKGIYASWRAPWFLLFCLACLLMALSEFVPGLA; from the coding sequence ATGAGGCACAGCAGCGGCGATGTGCACGACTGGGGCGTTCGACGGGCAGTGAATGCCCTTAGTGCTTTTGCTTTCATCTATGTGGCCATCGAGACCCTGGCAGGTCTATTGGGAGGCAAGGTGGTTCTGCCCGCCCTCTTCCCACATGCGTCCAAGGCGCAGCTCAACGGTCCTTTGTCGGACTGGACAGTGGTTATCGCCGTAGTGCTGGCCCTGCTGTTTGCCTTGATCAGTCAATGGCCGGTCATCGTAGGTCGTGAACGGCATGGCCAGGACCAGGTGCGTTGGGTTACTGCGCGCCGATTCAGCCTGCTGGCGTTGATTATCGCCCTGGCCTGCTTCTTCCTCAGTCAGTTGGTGGCCAGTGCGGCTAACTCTGGACTGAGCGCTATCCTGTCCGGCACGGGGCTGCATCCGCCGACCGCACCTGACGATGGCGGCGGCCTGGAAACGCCGATCATGCTCTTCTATGGCATTCTTCTGGGACCCTTTGCCGAGGAGTTGGTCTTTCGTGGGGTCATCATGAACGGCCTGCGCCGCTTTGGTCGAGTCTTCGCCATCATTACCTCTTCCCTGCTTTTCGGCTTCATGCATGGCTCCTTGGTCCAGGGTCTGTTTGGTTTCATTTCCGGCCTGGTTCTGGGCTATCTGGCCATGGAATATGGGCTGGTCTGGTCCCTGCTGGTGCACATGCTCAACAATGCCTTCTCTTCAGGTCTGCTGGCCAAGTACATGCCCCTGGCACCCGAGGTGGTTCGCATCGGCCTAGGCCTGCTTATGATCCTGGTGCTGTTGATCGGTGTCGTCGGGCTGCTGTTCAAGATCAGGACTCTCCGTGATTACTGCCGCGGCAATCGCGCTCCCAAGGGGATCTACGCTTCATGGAGGGCGCCCTGGTTCCTGCTCTTCTGCCTGGCATGCCTGCTGATGGCCCTGAGCGAATTCGTACCAGGGCTGGCCTGA
- a CDS encoding type II CAAX prenyl endopeptidase Rce1 family protein — translation MRDDEDRDSGSESADAQSDQGRWKVSRSSIALMTASHSASKDYARHWDYEEGSIDLPPLSLPGEAVDDGLAYPGRIAHRKTALLNDEGAGGKGARPVGERPSVLPGSYDFLTSVTVANQPEVPTFPPADLPSDGHTGKDSGQEPSPRRVVARRELEDSKAAEISSQPKQPAAKVVWSWTKPEVDNGPVFSWNMRKRRKPSAGARAGKSAASIAKTTSVSASSVKAVDSTVPAPSKIEQKSSKASVPAASAVEPVGTKPVTKAGAPSASGYEDSMSAKPNPGVSAPTTSVHTSANPVVFADRPVVVSHSDVDRDSSVTGSSAPGQSNAVSQTVASEADHQGRRVCSTPRVVAQSAAVAGDGTGGRVVSSKAIGGQGTALAQKDHVGQPLQTDQEGIAVQTAPSKSSEAVNASPGTQSVVQFASSPTSVSSPGASVALAAKAAEAAAAAVAAKTESAETGDAAKNATKPTRSSRGPRKRVGGLHLGLFARGQEGSEGTRRSSKRRSAQNRTRTSVEAAAPRVVPNASEGPGAGASRPVPGNSQSIVAPSELDAVTPSAAIAAQAQPQAQSQTTKPAAQKSTTYTASSGVLHAVNGQAAFAFVYLAISVLVLMVGSGMILPVIMEQVKDPRSIAFLSDGITLLSVLLALTYACISEWSVIRGKDQRGRDAVHWRTDRRMTLAALLALVAVLLLGQGMVHELNKFFNHFCLLLHIPSLASRSLLVTGASSPTMALYALLVVPLAEELVFRGVILNGLRRYGRVFAILTASLLCALLQCDPVSGLWIFLLGLALGYCSLEYGLIWAIGARVVGDLLFSGLPNRYLMSAPRTARLSILAVALVLVLAGLVMFFLHRASLLDYRRRYRAPRGTYVSWRQPWFLLYLLLCLLLTVFKFVPGLL, via the coding sequence ATGAGGGATGATGAGGATCGCGACAGCGGCAGCGAGTCTGCCGATGCCCAAAGCGATCAGGGGCGCTGGAAAGTGTCGCGCTCCTCTATCGCCCTCATGACTGCAAGCCACAGTGCCAGCAAGGACTACGCACGCCACTGGGATTATGAGGAAGGGTCCATCGACCTGCCGCCTTTGAGCCTGCCGGGGGAGGCCGTGGATGATGGTTTGGCCTATCCGGGACGAATAGCCCATAGGAAGACTGCGCTGCTGAATGATGAAGGAGCTGGCGGCAAGGGTGCCAGGCCAGTCGGTGAACGACCCTCCGTGCTTCCCGGATCCTATGATTTTTTGACCTCGGTCACTGTGGCCAATCAACCGGAAGTCCCCACATTTCCTCCGGCAGACCTGCCATCTGACGGGCATACTGGAAAGGATTCCGGCCAGGAGCCATCCCCGCGGCGCGTGGTGGCTCGCCGAGAGCTGGAGGATTCCAAGGCCGCAGAGATCTCGTCACAGCCGAAGCAGCCTGCGGCCAAAGTTGTCTGGTCCTGGACCAAGCCTGAGGTGGACAATGGTCCGGTCTTCTCTTGGAATATGCGCAAGCGTCGTAAGCCGTCCGCAGGGGCCCGCGCAGGCAAATCCGCAGCTTCCATAGCCAAGACCACATCTGTTTCCGCATCCTCTGTAAAGGCTGTCGATTCCACCGTTCCGGCACCTTCCAAGATTGAGCAGAAGTCTTCCAAAGCTTCTGTTCCCGCTGCTTCTGCGGTTGAACCAGTCGGAACCAAGCCAGTGACCAAGGCCGGGGCACCCTCGGCTTCCGGCTATGAGGATTCGATGTCTGCGAAACCGAATCCGGGGGTCTCTGCGCCTACAACCTCTGTTCATACGTCAGCAAACCCCGTGGTATTCGCCGACCGACCGGTTGTTGTCAGTCATTCAGATGTCGACCGGGATTCCTCGGTAACTGGTTCATCGGCTCCAGGGCAGAGCAATGCTGTGTCGCAAACTGTGGCCAGCGAAGCCGATCATCAGGGGCGTCGGGTCTGTTCGACTCCACGTGTAGTTGCCCAGTCTGCTGCAGTCGCCGGTGACGGCACCGGTGGTCGCGTCGTTTCGTCAAAGGCTATTGGCGGACAAGGGACGGCGCTCGCGCAGAAGGATCATGTCGGTCAGCCCTTGCAGACCGACCAAGAAGGCATTGCCGTTCAGACTGCCCCCTCTAAATCTTCAGAGGCTGTGAACGCATCTCCAGGGACGCAGTCGGTCGTCCAGTTTGCCTCTTCGCCCACATCCGTATCCTCTCCAGGCGCTTCTGTGGCCCTTGCCGCCAAGGCTGCAGAGGCTGCTGCAGCTGCCGTGGCCGCCAAGACCGAGTCCGCCGAGACTGGGGACGCCGCGAAGAACGCAACCAAACCGACACGTTCTTCGCGTGGTCCTCGCAAACGTGTTGGTGGCCTTCATCTCGGTCTTTTCGCCAGAGGTCAGGAAGGGAGCGAAGGAACCCGTCGGTCGTCCAAGCGGCGGTCTGCCCAAAACCGTACCCGTACTTCAGTGGAGGCGGCAGCGCCCAGGGTCGTTCCCAATGCTTCGGAAGGACCCGGCGCAGGAGCAAGCCGACCGGTACCAGGCAATTCGCAGTCGATTGTTGCTCCAAGTGAACTTGACGCTGTCACGCCATCTGCTGCAATTGCGGCTCAGGCCCAGCCCCAGGCTCAGTCGCAGACGACTAAGCCCGCTGCGCAAAAGTCCACCACCTACACAGCCAGTTCGGGGGTACTCCACGCCGTCAATGGCCAGGCTGCCTTCGCCTTTGTCTATCTGGCCATATCGGTTCTGGTGCTCATGGTCGGTTCGGGGATGATCCTGCCGGTCATCATGGAGCAGGTCAAGGACCCCAGATCCATCGCTTTCCTGTCCGATGGAATAACCCTCCTGTCGGTTCTGCTGGCGTTGACATATGCCTGCATCTCAGAGTGGAGCGTTATTCGAGGTAAGGATCAGCGAGGGCGGGACGCTGTCCACTGGCGAACAGACAGAAGAATGACGCTGGCGGCTCTGCTGGCTCTTGTAGCGGTGCTCCTGCTTGGCCAGGGGATGGTTCATGAACTGAACAAGTTCTTCAACCACTTCTGCCTGCTTCTGCACATCCCCTCCCTGGCCTCGCGCAGCCTGCTGGTCACCGGCGCTTCCTCGCCGACGATGGCCCTGTACGCTCTTCTGGTGGTTCCTCTGGCTGAGGAGCTGGTTTTCCGTGGCGTCATTCTCAACGGGTTGCGTCGGTATGGCCGGGTCTTTGCCATCCTGACCGCATCCCTGCTCTGCGCCCTGCTCCAGTGTGATCCGGTCTCTGGGCTTTGGATCTTCCTGCTGGGGCTGGCTCTGGGCTACTGCTCCCTGGAGTATGGTCTGATCTGGGCCATCGGGGCCCGCGTGGTCGGCGATCTGCTCTTCAGCGGCCTGCCCAACCGTTATCTGATGAGCGCCCCGAGAACTGCTCGTCTGTCGATTTTGGCAGTGGCACTGGTCTTGGTCCTGGCTGGGTTGGTCATGTTCTTCCTGCACCGCGCCAGTCTTTTGGACTACCGACGGCGTTATCGGGCTCCTAGAGGAACATACGTTTCCTGGAGGCAGCCTTGGTTCCTGCTCTATTTGCTGCTCTGCCTGCTGCTGACAGTCTTCAAGTTCGTACCCGGTCTGCTCTAG
- the leuC gene encoding 3-isopropylmalate dehydratase large subunit codes for MGRTMAEKVWTDHLVRKGQGGEPDLIYIDLQLMHEVTSPQAFEGLRLAGRKIRHLDQVIATEDHNTPTIDIDRPIADKISALQISTLERNCREFGVRLHPLGDADQGIVHAFAPVLGLTQPGMTIVCGDSHTSTHGAFGALAFGIGTSEVEHVLATQTLSLKPFKTMAITVRGQLKPGVGAKDVILAVIAKIGTGGGQGHVLEYRGDAIRRMSMDARMTICNMSIEAGARAGMIAPDETTFAYLEGRPHAPKGAMWNQALEYWRTLPTDSDAVFDKEVILDADQLTPYVTWGTNPGQGLPIGADVPVPEKIADPAKRQAAQEAIDYMGLKPGMPIRDIAVDTVFIGSCTNGRIEDLRAAAAIMKGHHKAKNLHRVLVVPASSRVRIQAEKEGLDRIFEDFGAEWRNAGCSMCLGMNPDQLVPGERSISTSNRNFQGRQGKGGRTHLASPEVAAATAIRGTICSPADL; via the coding sequence ATGGGACGCACAATGGCGGAAAAGGTCTGGACCGATCATTTGGTCAGAAAGGGCCAGGGAGGCGAACCCGATCTGATTTACATCGATCTGCAGCTCATGCACGAGGTGACCAGTCCACAGGCCTTCGAGGGTCTGCGCCTGGCAGGCCGGAAGATCCGTCACCTGGACCAGGTCATCGCCACTGAGGACCACAACACCCCTACCATCGACATCGATCGGCCCATCGCAGACAAGATCTCGGCTCTGCAGATCTCCACCCTGGAGCGCAACTGCCGCGAGTTCGGAGTCCGTCTGCATCCATTGGGGGACGCGGATCAGGGCATTGTCCATGCTTTTGCACCCGTCCTGGGATTGACCCAGCCCGGCATGACCATCGTCTGCGGTGATTCGCATACCTCGACCCACGGGGCTTTCGGGGCCCTTGCTTTCGGTATCGGCACCTCCGAGGTGGAGCACGTTCTGGCCACCCAGACCCTGAGCCTGAAGCCTTTCAAAACCATGGCCATCACCGTCCGCGGTCAGCTCAAGCCCGGCGTGGGCGCCAAGGACGTCATCCTGGCCGTCATTGCCAAGATCGGCACGGGTGGCGGTCAAGGGCACGTTCTGGAGTACCGGGGCGACGCCATTCGACGCATGTCCATGGACGCGCGCATGACCATCTGCAACATGTCCATCGAGGCCGGGGCGAGGGCCGGGATGATCGCGCCGGATGAGACCACCTTCGCCTACTTGGAGGGCCGGCCGCATGCCCCCAAGGGAGCCATGTGGAATCAGGCCCTGGAGTACTGGCGAACCCTCCCCACCGATTCGGATGCAGTCTTCGACAAGGAGGTCATCCTGGATGCCGACCAGCTGACCCCTTACGTGACCTGGGGCACCAACCCCGGACAGGGTCTGCCCATAGGTGCTGATGTGCCTGTGCCAGAAAAGATTGCCGACCCGGCCAAGCGCCAGGCGGCCCAGGAGGCCATCGACTACATGGGTCTGAAGCCGGGGATGCCCATCCGGGACATCGCCGTGGACACCGTCTTCATCGGCTCCTGCACCAACGGGCGCATCGAGGATCTGCGCGCAGCAGCGGCCATCATGAAGGGGCACCACAAGGCCAAGAACCTGCATCGCGTCCTGGTGGTTCCGGCCTCTTCGCGAGTTCGCATTCAGGCCGAAAAGGAGGGGTTGGACCGTATCTTCGAGGACTTTGGAGCCGAATGGCGCAACGCCGGCTGCTCCATGTGCCTGGGAATGAACCCCGACCAACTGGTGCCGGGTGAGCGTTCCATTTCCACATCCAACCGCAACTTCCAGGGTCGTCAGGGCAAAGGCGGCAGGACGCATCTGGCCTCGCCCGAGGTGGCTGCAGCCACCGCCATAAGAGGAACCATTTGCTCCCCGGCCGATCTGTAG